A section of the Chelmon rostratus isolate fCheRos1 chromosome 16, fCheRos1.pri, whole genome shotgun sequence genome encodes:
- the LOC121619770 gene encoding zinc finger and BTB domain-containing protein 12-like translates to MEMLCFRLPGHGDTTLKHMNSLRSRQHFCDITIVASDNQTFRGHKVVLAACSPFLRDQFLLNPSSKLQVSMLYSSTVVCDLLQSCYTGILQFNPEEIVNYLTAASYLQMEHIVERCRGALKKYMQLKNPSRPKEPRQAQPVIVSGSIHSVGSASPPTGRPSPVHPHSPVLRSGEENNSDMSAQGSSQHQGDSPMLDEPSIKVNASDEDEEARQEDYDVFRVYISEEEQMNRDREEERGAPSDGPQDACYPETEGVVIGGESIESDLNPTDEDLGTGGHVFRRRLPDPKIGQGRGRGRGRGFKRRRWVSSQEKRPQVIDHQQDLWCLATAGIGGSFGLDYNPDGLKAGGYYSVELPRLDFGMGDTQGEKVSPVAASGLTQYALDDSSCGAGEGSSGLTTAGTNEGGDESVAVVGSTSSVAGPVICEHCGMTFPSAHSLAIHSRSTHLLYACPCCGKHFHHSANLTRHMAVHRGAGKTHQCPLCYKTFTQKSTLIDHMNLHSGERPHRCAYCHARFAHKPALRRHLKEQHGKTTGQNSLHEQEERERARGAAGEIREEEHECLVTEQVS, encoded by the exons ATGGAGATGCTTTGTTTCCGGTTACCGGGCCACGGGGACACAACCTTGAAGCACATGAATTCACTGAGGTCCCGCCAGCACTTCTGTGACATCACCATTGTGGCCAGCGACAATCAGACATTCAGGGGACATAAGGTGGTGTTGGCTGCTTGCTCGCCCTTCTTACGGGACCAGTTCCTCCTCAACCCCTCCTCCAAACTTCAG GTGTCGATGCTGTACAGCTCCACAGTGGTGTGTGATCTGCTTCAGTCATGTTACACTGGCATCCTGCAGTTTAACCCTGAGGAGATTGTCAACTACCTGACCGCTGCCAGCTATCTACAGATGGAGCATATTGTGGAGCGCTGCCGAGGAGCACTGAAGAAGTACATGCAGCTAAAGAACCCCAGTCGACCAAAG GAGCCGAGACAGGCTCAACCAGTGATTGTCAGTGGAAGCATTCATTCTGTTGGATCTGCATCTCCTCCCACGGGCCGACCCTCCCCTGTGCACCCACACAGTCCCGTGTTACGCTCAGGAGAGGAGAACAACAGCGATATGTCTGCTCAGGGCAGCAGTCAACACCAGGGTGACAGTCCCATGCTGGATGAGCCATCTATTAAG GTTAATGCATCAGATGAGGACGAAGAAGCCAGACAGGAGGACTACGATGTGTTCAGAGTGTACATCTCTGAAGAAGAGCAGATGAACAGAgacagggaagaggagagaggagctccCTCCGATGGACCCCAAGATGCCTGTTACCCAGAGACAGAGGGTGTTGTGATTGGAGGAGAAAGCATTGAAAGTGACTTAAATCCAACAGATGAAGATCTCGGTACTGGGGGACATGTTTTCAGGCGCAGGCTGCCTGACCCTAAAATTGGCCAGGGCAGAGGTAGAGGCAGGGGGCGGGGTTTTAAGAGGAGAAGGTGGGTGTCATCACAGGAGAAAAGACCTCAAGTCATAGATCACCAACAGGATTTGTGGTGTCTGGCAACTGCAGGGATAGGAGGGAGTTTCGGGCTGGACTACAACCCCGATGGGCTTAAGGCTGGAGGTTACTACTCAGTTGAACTACCACGGTTAGACTTCGGCATGGGCGACACTCAGGGAGAAAAGGTCTCACCCGTGGCTGCCAGTGGTCTGACCCAGTACGCCCTGGATGATTCCAGCTGTGGTGCTGGTGAGGGGAGTTCAGGGTTGACAACTGCTGGAACCAACGAGGGAGGGGATGAGTCTGTGGCAGTGGTGGGATCCACTTCAAGCGTAGCTGGGCCCGTAATCTGCGAGCACTGTGGCATGACGTTCCCCTCGGCCCACTCCCTAGCCATCCACTCCCGCTCCACTCATCTGCTGTATGCCTGCCCCTGCTGCGGCAAACACTTCCACCACTCCGCCAACCTCACCCGACACATGGCCGTGCACCGAGGCGCAGGCAAAACCCACCAGTGCCCCCTGTGCTATAAGACTTTCACCCAGAAATCCACACTGATAGACCACATGAACCTCCACAGTGGCGAGCGACCGCACCGCTGCGCATACTGCCACGCCCGCTTTGCCCACAAGCCCGCCTTACGACGCCACCTGAAGGAACAGCACGGAAAAACAACGGGGCAGAACTCCCTAcatgagcaggaggagagggagagagcgaggggagctgctggagaaataCGAGAGGAAGAGCACGAATGTCTGGTAACCGAACAAGTGTCATAG